In the Campylobacter showae genome, one interval contains:
- a CDS encoding peroxiredoxin — protein sequence MLVTKKAPDFTAAAVLGSNQIVNDFNLYKNIGEKGAVVFFYPMDFTFVCPSEIIAFDKRYDEFKARGIEVIGVSTDNQFSHFAWKETPVNKGGIGQVRYPLVADMTKSIARGFDVLLEDAGVALRGSFLLDKDGTVRHAVINDLPLGRNIDEMIRMVDTMLFTNEHGEVCPAGWNKGDKGMKADTAGVADYLSHNADKL from the coding sequence ATGTTAGTAACAAAAAAAGCACCTGATTTTACAGCTGCAGCGGTTTTAGGAAGCAATCAGATCGTAAATGATTTCAACCTATATAAAAATATCGGCGAGAAGGGCGCGGTAGTATTTTTCTACCCTATGGACTTTACTTTCGTTTGCCCTAGCGAGATTATCGCGTTTGATAAAAGATACGACGAATTTAAAGCTCGCGGTATCGAAGTTATCGGCGTTTCAACGGACAACCAATTCTCTCACTTCGCATGGAAAGAAACTCCGGTAAACAAAGGCGGCATCGGCCAAGTTCGCTACCCGTTAGTAGCCGATATGACGAAGTCTATCGCTCGCGGTTTTGACGTACTTTTAGAGGATGCGGGCGTCGCTCTTCGCGGTAGCTTCTTACTTGATAAAGACGGCACCGTTCGCCACGCGGTTATCAACGACCTTCCGCTTGGAAGAAACATCGACGAGATGATAAGAATGGTCGATACGATGCTATTTACGAACGAGCACGGAGAGGTTTGCCCTGCAGGTTGGAACAAAGGCGATAAAGGTATGAAAGCCGATACAGCAGGCGTCGCAGACTACCTATCTCACAACGCAGACAAACTATAA
- a CDS encoding chemotaxis protein CheX: MDVAELGIKHLCEDTLGYKVESAKSAEGEFYGSSLPIFKGKEEFHFYLYFKKDTLNRFASVLLGVDKLAEDELSDICKEVANLAIGYAKNLLNEREANAYKLGTPEYLGRTSFHVKLDDKRVYKIKNRTFQVGYKKA; this comes from the coding sequence ATGGACGTTGCGGAGCTTGGGATCAAGCATCTGTGCGAGGATACTCTGGGCTACAAGGTAGAGAGCGCAAAAAGCGCGGAGGGCGAATTTTACGGCTCAAGCTTGCCGATTTTTAAGGGCAAAGAGGAGTTTCACTTTTATCTTTATTTTAAAAAAGATACGCTAAATCGCTTTGCCAGCGTGCTTCTTGGCGTCGATAAGCTAGCCGAAGACGAGCTAAGCGACATCTGTAAAGAAGTAGCAAATCTCGCAATCGGTTACGCCAAAAATCTACTAAATGAACGCGAAGCAAACGCCTATAAACTAGGCACTCCGGAGTATCTAGGCAGAACGAGCTTTCACGTCAAACTAGACGATAAACGCGTCTATAAAATCAAAAATAGAACATTTCAAGTAGGGTACAAAAAAGCATGA
- a CDS encoding sensor histidine kinase produces the protein MLILIISVLLYQYIKVTIYEGISQSLAYEAKILSTSANLSKVQKPFEYFTLNDSPTRAKLVEGKTVSPYFVTEKLGQKTYLTLFYPYMDDISVALTKETTHQSKLIDQILIDIIMVNATSILLVIFYVLFLSRMLLVPIKILSRKMTNLNERFLQAVSLDELPPEFKPLGKSLNRLIERIQTFVLYQKELFVGVAHELKTPLAVMKTKNEVTLIKPRESEKYIEVLKNNNEAINQMNKMISSILEIGRQEGAQFEEAVRIDIIEFLNQSANNFKILARGEGKDIATDFAPSSLEMTLQTTLLTHVIQNFVQNAIKFSPRGAVITLRSRLSENEFIIEVVDEGCGIDESKDLFAPFKRFGDKGGAGLGLFLAKGAAQALGGSVSIKNRTDGHSGAISTLTLAINKNNKGK, from the coding sequence ATGCTAATTCTCATCATCTCCGTTCTTTTATATCAGTATATCAAGGTTACGATATACGAGGGTATCTCGCAATCGCTCGCATACGAAGCTAAAATTTTATCCACGAGCGCAAATTTATCTAAAGTACAAAAACCGTTTGAATACTTCACGCTAAACGATAGTCCCACGAGGGCAAAGCTCGTCGAGGGCAAGACCGTATCGCCTTATTTTGTCACGGAAAAGCTCGGGCAAAAGACCTATTTGACGTTATTTTACCCGTATATGGACGATATCAGCGTAGCGCTAACTAAAGAAACCACCCATCAAAGCAAGCTTATAGATCAAATTTTAATCGACATCATCATGGTAAACGCCACGTCGATACTTTTAGTCATTTTTTACGTGCTATTTTTATCGCGGATGCTGCTTGTGCCGATTAAAATTTTAAGCAGAAAAATGACAAATTTAAACGAGAGATTTTTGCAGGCGGTGAGCCTTGACGAGTTACCGCCCGAGTTTAAACCGCTAGGCAAAAGTCTAAACCGCCTAATCGAGCGAATTCAGACCTTTGTGCTTTATCAAAAAGAACTTTTCGTTGGCGTCGCTCACGAGCTAAAAACGCCGCTTGCTGTAATGAAAACCAAAAACGAAGTCACGCTAATAAAGCCGCGCGAGAGCGAAAAATATATCGAAGTGCTAAAAAACAATAACGAAGCCATCAATCAGATGAACAAAATGATAAGCTCGATCCTAGAGATCGGGCGGCAGGAGGGCGCGCAGTTTGAGGAGGCCGTGCGCATCGATATCATCGAGTTTTTAAATCAATCTGCGAATAATTTTAAAATTTTAGCTCGCGGCGAAGGCAAGGATATTGCGACCGATTTTGCGCCGAGTAGTCTTGAGATGACGCTGCAAACGACGCTTTTAACGCACGTTATCCAAAATTTCGTCCAAAATGCGATCAAATTTTCTCCTCGCGGCGCCGTGATCACGCTACGCTCGCGCCTTAGCGAAAACGAATTTATTATCGAGGTCGTAGATGAGGGCTGCGGCATCGACGAGAGCAAGGACCTTTTTGCGCCGTTTAAGCGTTTCGGCGATAAGGGCGGAGCGGGACTCGGGCTATTTCTAGCCAAGGGCGCGGCTCAGGCTCTTGGCGGCTCGGTGTCTATCAAAAACCGCACCGACGGGCACAGCGGCGCGATCTCGACCCTTACTTTAGCGATAAATAAAAATAATAAAGGCAAATAA
- the trpA gene encoding tryptophan synthase subunit alpha: MAKVKDAFAGKKANIGYIVAGYPSAKATKEFLLNLDGSCLDLLELGIPYSDPLADGKLIAQASFETAAKGVNTGAIFAMLEECKGKINKPIVFLVYFNIVFAYGVERFIARSKEVGIAGFIIPDLPFEESEEVAELCAKFDLDLIPLISVTSQNRADKILKFGSGFIYALGAIGVSGSQRASEERLKALVEGLKKRSDLPVAVGFGVKNKNDADEVKTYADGAIIGTEIVKLTAKFEGEELIKQINKLF, from the coding sequence ATGGCTAAGGTAAAAGACGCGTTCGCGGGCAAAAAAGCAAACATAGGCTACATCGTGGCCGGATATCCTAGCGCCAAAGCGACGAAGGAATTTTTATTAAATTTAGACGGCAGCTGCCTGGATCTACTAGAGCTTGGCATCCCCTACTCCGATCCGCTCGCAGACGGTAAGCTCATCGCACAGGCTAGCTTTGAAACCGCCGCAAAGGGTGTAAACACAGGCGCGATATTTGCCATGCTTGAAGAGTGCAAAGGCAAGATAAATAAACCGATCGTTTTTCTCGTGTATTTTAACATCGTGTTTGCTTACGGCGTAGAGAGATTTATCGCCCGCTCAAAAGAGGTCGGTATCGCGGGCTTCATCATCCCTGATCTACCGTTTGAGGAGAGCGAGGAGGTAGCGGAGCTGTGCGCTAAATTTGACCTTGATCTCATCCCGCTAATCAGCGTCACGTCGCAAAACAGAGCGGATAAAATTTTAAAATTCGGCTCGGGCTTTATCTATGCGCTCGGCGCTATCGGCGTGAGCGGGTCGCAGCGAGCCAGCGAGGAGAGGCTAAAAGCGCTCGTAGAGGGTCTAAAAAAAAGAAGCGATTTGCCTGTCGCAGTGGGCTTTGGCGTGAAAAATAAAAACGACGCCGATGAGGTAAAAACCTATGCCGACGGCGCGATAATCGGCACCGAGATAGTAAAGCTCACGGCCAAATTTGAGGGCGAAGAGCTGATAAAGCAAATCAATAAACTTTTTTAA
- a CDS encoding 4Fe-4S binding protein — translation MAVKITDICISCGSCIDECPTSAIVDDADNPTGKDAYYVYADKCVECVGFNDEPACASVCPTDGCIVWDAPFAGQPSRTEITADMRTGETAVIS, via the coding sequence ATGGCAGTAAAAATAACAGACATTTGCATCAGCTGCGGCTCATGCATCGACGAGTGCCCGACGAGCGCTATCGTAGACGACGCAGATAACCCGACCGGCAAGGACGCATACTATGTCTATGCCGATAAATGCGTCGAGTGCGTAGGATTTAACGACGAGCCTGCATGCGCCTCAGTCTGTCCGACTGACGGTTGCATCGTTTGGGACGCTCCTTTTGCAGGACAGCCTTCTCGCACCGAGATAACCGCCGATATGAGAACAGGCGAAACTGCCGTCATCTCGTAA
- the hsrA gene encoding homeostatic response regulator transcription factor HsrA, with the protein MRILIVEDEVTLNKTIAEGLQEFGYQTDSSENFKDAEYYIGIRNYDLVLTDWMLPDGDGVDLINIIKHKSPRTAVVVLSAKDDKDSEVKAFRAGADDYIKKPFDFDVLVARIEARLRFGGTNVIKIDDLIIDPDEEKITYLGQDIELKGKPFEVLTHLARHSDQIVSKEQLLDAIWEEPELVTPNVIEVAINQIRQKMDKPLNISTIETVRRRGYRFCFPKKA; encoded by the coding sequence ATGAGAATTTTAATAGTTGAAGATGAGGTAACTCTAAACAAAACCATCGCCGAGGGCTTGCAAGAGTTCGGCTATCAGACCGACAGCTCGGAGAATTTCAAGGATGCCGAATACTACATCGGTATTAGAAATTACGACTTGGTTTTGACTGACTGGATGCTTCCGGACGGCGACGGCGTGGATCTGATCAACATCATCAAACACAAATCTCCGCGCACCGCAGTAGTCGTGCTATCTGCTAAAGACGATAAAGATAGCGAAGTTAAGGCATTTAGAGCTGGTGCGGACGACTATATCAAAAAGCCGTTTGATTTCGACGTTTTGGTAGCTAGAATAGAAGCAAGACTGCGCTTCGGCGGTACGAACGTTATCAAAATAGACGACCTTATCATCGATCCGGACGAGGAGAAAATCACCTATCTAGGTCAAGATATCGAGCTAAAAGGCAAACCGTTTGAGGTGCTAACTCACCTTGCGCGCCACAGCGATCAAATCGTCAGCAAAGAGCAACTACTAGACGCGATCTGGGAGGAGCCTGAGCTCGTAACTCCAAACGTAATCGAAGTAGCAATCAATCAAATCCGCCAAAAAATGGATAAACCGTTAAACATCTCGACTATCGAGACGGTCAGAAGACGCGGGTATAGGTTTTGCTTTCCCAAAAAAGCCTAA
- the fliN gene encoding flagellar motor switch protein FliN — MLQERGGLFKSYDELMDIGVDFISELGTTTISVKQLLKLEVGSVIDLEKPAGESVELFINNRIFGKGEVMVYEKNLAIRINEILDSKSVIQYFKREQL, encoded by the coding sequence ATGTTGCAAGAGCGCGGCGGGCTTTTTAAAAGCTACGACGAGCTGATGGATATCGGAGTGGATTTTATCTCGGAGCTCGGCACCACGACTATTAGCGTAAAGCAGCTTTTAAAGCTCGAAGTTGGCTCTGTAATCGACCTAGAAAAGCCTGCCGGCGAGAGCGTGGAGCTTTTTATAAACAACCGAATTTTCGGCAAGGGCGAAGTGATGGTTTACGAAAAAAACCTCGCCATCAGGATAAATGAAATCCTAGACTCAAAATCCGTCATCCAGTACTTTAAACGAGAGCAGTTATGA
- a CDS encoding dihydroneopterin aldolase, whose protein sequence is MTTIIRDYEFSTIIGLLDFERVTPQKVRVSAEFESGEFIDYVEMINLIEEIYALEKFGTVESSLEICAKKLKEKFSSLSFLKMEILKIEIVKNATVGARAEFKY, encoded by the coding sequence TTGACGACGATTATCAGAGATTACGAATTTAGCACGATCATCGGGCTGCTTGATTTCGAGCGCGTGACTCCGCAGAAGGTAAGAGTGAGCGCGGAATTTGAAAGCGGCGAGTTTATAGACTACGTGGAAATGATAAATTTGATCGAGGAAATTTACGCGCTGGAGAAATTTGGCACCGTGGAGAGCTCGCTTGAAATTTGCGCGAAAAAGTTGAAGGAAAAATTTAGCTCGCTTAGCTTTTTAAAAATGGAAATTTTAAAAATCGAGATCGTCAAAAATGCGACGGTTGGCGCAAGAGCTGAGTTTAAATATTAA
- the plsY gene encoding glycerol-3-phosphate 1-O-acyltransferase PlsY: MNENLIAYAAAYLLGGIPSGVILAYIFGGVNIRSEGSGSIGATNVLRVLKQKDPKLAKKIAILTVVCDVLKGVLPILIAKFLGLAPATLWAMAVLSVLGHCYSPFLKFEGGKGIATGAGVLAVFLPLEIAIALGVWFVVGKLLKISSLASLAALAAFIVATFALQPQIPDIDSYAPIFLIAFLVVYKHLPNIKRLITGQEKRVI, from the coding sequence ATGAACGAAAATTTGATAGCTTACGCCGCGGCGTATCTGCTAGGCGGTATCCCCTCGGGCGTGATTTTGGCTTATATCTTCGGCGGAGTGAACATCAGAAGCGAAGGTAGCGGCAGCATCGGCGCGACCAACGTCTTGCGCGTGCTAAAGCAAAAAGATCCCAAACTCGCTAAAAAGATCGCGATTTTGACCGTAGTTTGCGACGTTTTAAAGGGCGTATTGCCGATACTAATCGCGAAATTTTTAGGCCTAGCTCCAGCGACGCTTTGGGCGATGGCGGTACTTTCGGTGCTCGGACACTGCTATTCGCCGTTTTTAAAATTTGAAGGCGGTAAGGGCATAGCCACAGGCGCGGGCGTTTTGGCGGTCTTTTTACCGCTTGAGATCGCTATCGCGCTTGGGGTTTGGTTTGTCGTCGGCAAACTGCTTAAAATCTCATCGCTTGCCTCGCTAGCCGCGCTTGCGGCGTTTATCGTAGCGACTTTTGCGTTGCAGCCGCAGATTCCCGACATCGACTCCTATGCACCGATATTTTTGATCGCGTTTTTGGTCGTTTATAAGCACCTGCCAAACATCAAACGCCTGATAACCGGGCAAGAAAAGCGCGTCATTTGA
- a CDS encoding Ppx/GppA phosphatase family protein, which yields MAKRTAVIDLGSNSMRMAIFEKTSRYAFHIIGEFKMKVRLGEGAYEHGGEIAQRSMQKACEALSEFKNIAQNYKCSKIFAMGTSALRDAPNAGLLISMARKELGINLKVVSGKDEATFGGVAALNLLEPLEEFVTLDIGGGSAELALVSGGKIVDAVSLNLGTVRLKELFFDKKNLNAAAPFIKEAFKSLPKNFKSKNLVAIGGSLRAISSAIMSAQDYPLKTVHNFAYKFQNHKNFIENLARASVLELGKFGIKKDRFDTIREGALIFLGAVDAVGAQNIYTSGAGFREGVFLSDILRPTRKFSPNFNPSVRSLQDRFLLDDNKTIVKYAKDLFAALEPLHGLDGRYESELAVAARLHSVAQCLGFYGEHASSAFFVLNALNYGFSHAQKCLIAAIIAQNGKKSSSEFERFKNLLPSEEVVRWLSFILALAKNLDANCAHKKLEFEFINHTLQIYGAKELFMAKENIKKMTKPDTFAICFA from the coding sequence ATGGCAAAACGAACCGCCGTCATAGATCTAGGCTCAAATTCGATGCGAATGGCGATTTTTGAGAAGACTTCGCGCTACGCATTTCACATCATCGGCGAATTTAAGATGAAGGTGCGCCTGGGCGAGGGCGCGTACGAGCACGGCGGCGAGATCGCCCAAAGGTCGATGCAAAAGGCCTGCGAGGCGCTTAGCGAGTTTAAAAATATTGCACAAAACTACAAATGCTCGAAAATTTTTGCCATGGGCACCTCGGCTCTGCGCGACGCTCCGAATGCCGGCCTGCTCATAAGCATGGCGCGCAAGGAGCTCGGGATAAATTTAAAAGTCGTTAGCGGCAAGGACGAGGCGACGTTTGGCGGCGTGGCGGCGTTAAATTTACTCGAGCCGCTAGAGGAGTTCGTGACGCTTGATATCGGCGGGGGCTCTGCGGAGCTAGCGCTTGTTAGCGGTGGCAAGATAGTAGACGCCGTGTCGTTAAATTTAGGTACGGTGCGGCTAAAGGAGCTATTTTTCGATAAGAAAAATTTAAACGCCGCAGCGCCTTTTATCAAAGAGGCGTTTAAAAGTTTACCTAAAAATTTTAAAAGCAAAAACCTAGTCGCTATCGGCGGTAGCCTGCGCGCGATATCTTCGGCTATCATGTCGGCGCAAGACTATCCGCTAAAAACTGTGCACAACTTTGCCTACAAATTTCAAAACCACAAAAACTTCATCGAAAATTTAGCTCGGGCGAGCGTGTTAGAACTTGGAAAATTCGGTATCAAAAAGGACCGATTCGACACGATTAGAGAGGGCGCACTTATATTTTTAGGCGCGGTGGACGCTGTCGGCGCGCAAAACATCTATACTAGCGGCGCGGGCTTTAGAGAGGGCGTATTTTTGAGCGATATCTTGCGCCCGACGCGCAAATTTTCGCCAAATTTTAATCCGAGCGTGAGGAGCTTGCAGGATAGATTTTTGCTAGACGATAACAAAACTATCGTAAAATACGCAAAAGACCTCTTTGCCGCGCTAGAGCCGCTGCACGGGCTTGATGGGCGCTACGAGAGCGAGCTAGCCGTGGCTGCGAGGCTACACAGCGTGGCACAGTGCTTGGGATTTTACGGCGAGCATGCTAGCTCGGCGTTTTTTGTGTTAAATGCCCTAAACTACGGCTTTTCGCATGCGCAAAAATGCCTTATCGCTGCGATCATCGCGCAAAACGGCAAAAAAAGTTCGAGCGAATTTGAGCGATTTAAAAACCTGCTACCTAGCGAAGAGGTCGTGCGCTGGCTGAGTTTTATCCTTGCGCTTGCTAAAAATCTCGATGCAAACTGCGCGCATAAGAAGCTGGAGTTTGAGTTTATTAACCATACTTTGCAAATTTACGGCGCTAAGGAGCTGTTTATGGCGAAGGAAAATATCAAAAAGATGACCAAGCCGGATACTTTTGCGATCTGTTTTGCGTGA
- a CDS encoding PilZ domain-containing protein: MINTDNSGSMILEGAISVFSRALKDNHQIHFLNLYNGVKVECQGSVIAVEDETVVCKVTLEQILAMKEEKNAYIVRDEYFAENLRADIAGFDLSNLTVTLRDFIYMHNLHANLRKYQRVYPNRYTKVSLAQNGSAVQGNLYDISEGGLGVVSADDGEFRDGEQVNAKFELGLSDCENGSCEKVDVDIDLKLVTALKYKGAMRYCCQVMNKQNAHQNIVKFTDKRVKETLEELKEQLKTYQ; this comes from the coding sequence ATGATCAACACTGATAACAGCGGTTCTATGATCTTAGAAGGCGCTATTAGCGTATTTTCAAGGGCTCTAAAAGACAATCATCAAATTCATTTTTTAAATTTATACAACGGCGTAAAGGTTGAGTGTCAAGGTAGCGTGATAGCCGTCGAGGATGAGACCGTGGTTTGCAAGGTAACGCTAGAGCAAATTTTAGCCATGAAAGAGGAAAAAAACGCCTACATCGTGCGCGACGAGTATTTTGCCGAAAATTTAAGAGCCGATATCGCGGGATTTGATTTGTCAAATTTGACCGTGACGCTTAGAGATTTTATCTACATGCACAACCTGCATGCAAATTTGCGAAAATATCAACGCGTCTATCCAAACCGCTATACCAAGGTCTCTCTTGCTCAAAACGGCAGCGCAGTGCAGGGGAATTTATACGATATCTCCGAGGGTGGACTCGGCGTCGTTAGCGCCGATGACGGAGAGTTTAGGGACGGCGAGCAGGTAAATGCTAAATTTGAACTCGGACTTTCCGACTGCGAAAACGGATCTTGCGAAAAAGTGGATGTCGATATCGATCTAAAGCTAGTTACGGCGCTAAAATACAAAGGCGCTATGAGATACTGCTGCCAAGTGATGAACAAGCAAAACGCGCATCAAAATATCGTAAAATTTACCGACAAGCGTGTAAAAGAAACCCTCGAAGAGCTCAAAGAGCAGCTAAAAACTTACCAATAA
- a CDS encoding ATP-binding protein encodes MKTIQENLKLFYVGLKNKEPFFYKNKDLTTHAAIIGMTGSGKTGLGISILEEACIDNIPTFIIDPKGDMTNLALAFPQMSAQDFAPYVDENEAQNKGMSADEFAASEAQTWKNGIEGSFQSLERVGLFKDSAELKIYTPKSSSGVGVALLGDFARPNLDAGSEEFSEYVGSLASSVLSLVGIENDVNSKEHLLISNIFIDKFGQGADVSLEELIGFIATPPFAKIGVFDVEKFYPSSDRMKLAVKINTLLASPDFRAWLSGERLDISKMLFNANGKAKCNIFTISHLKDSERMFFVTLLLNEIIAWMRKTEGTSSLRAVLYMDEIFGFFPPNGNPPSKTPMLTLLKQARAHGLGVILSTQNPVDLDYKGLSNIGTWFIGRLQTAQDKARVIDGMTGLAGSAMDKGEIENLISNLQKRNFLLKNIHEDGLSVISTRWALSYLKGPLSREQISNLMKEQKSGSNLGGSSSAKSLNFAAKPVLSPDIAQLYAASSNLHEGGELEGYLYGEAKVRFYDAKKGLDEVREVNFTLRLDEAQKSADWSEASENMHFVAVTEPNFKLSYAPLPGFVAGAKNFKDLTKNFKEFIYRNYKLRLFSALNLSSAPGESKEEFYVRLADKCNEILEAQTAKLTAEFDKQKARLEEKLNRSVAKLEKEQRDFKSKGIETAISVGASILGAIFGKGLLSSGNIGKVAISARSANSVLKERSDVKLSEQEVAQLNAQIEELMAKFEEDASALKAKNDAQNIEVTEVEVGPKSSDIYDEKLYLLWK; translated from the coding sequence ATGAAAACCATCCAAGAAAATTTAAAGCTATTTTACGTCGGCCTCAAAAACAAAGAGCCGTTTTTTTACAAAAACAAGGACCTCACGACGCACGCAGCCATCATCGGAATGACCGGTAGCGGTAAAACGGGCCTTGGTATCAGCATCCTAGAAGAAGCCTGCATCGATAATATCCCGACCTTTATAATCGACCCAAAAGGCGATATGACCAACCTCGCCTTAGCGTTCCCGCAGATGAGCGCGCAGGATTTTGCGCCCTACGTCGATGAAAACGAAGCGCAAAACAAGGGCATGAGCGCGGATGAGTTTGCCGCTAGCGAAGCGCAGACGTGGAAAAACGGTATCGAGGGCTCGTTTCAGAGCTTGGAGCGCGTAGGGCTTTTTAAAGATAGCGCCGAGCTAAAAATTTACACGCCAAAGAGCAGTAGCGGCGTCGGCGTGGCGCTGCTGGGCGATTTTGCGCGCCCGAATTTAGATGCAGGCAGCGAGGAGTTTAGCGAGTACGTAGGCTCTCTGGCTAGCTCCGTGCTCTCGCTCGTTGGCATAGAAAACGACGTAAACTCAAAAGAACACCTGCTCATCTCAAACATTTTTATCGATAAATTTGGCCAGGGCGCGGACGTGAGCCTAGAGGAGCTCATCGGCTTTATCGCGACGCCTCCGTTTGCTAAGATCGGCGTATTTGACGTGGAGAAATTTTATCCAAGCTCCGATCGCATGAAACTAGCGGTTAAGATCAACACGTTGCTAGCAAGCCCTGACTTTCGCGCGTGGCTGAGCGGCGAGCGGCTAGACATCTCAAAGATGCTTTTTAACGCAAACGGCAAGGCAAAGTGCAATATCTTTACCATCTCGCACCTAAAAGACAGCGAGAGGATGTTTTTCGTGACGCTGCTGCTAAACGAGATCATCGCGTGGATGCGCAAGACCGAGGGTACGAGCTCGCTTCGCGCCGTGCTTTATATGGACGAGATTTTCGGATTTTTCCCGCCAAACGGCAATCCGCCGTCTAAAACCCCGATGCTTACGCTACTAAAGCAAGCCCGCGCACACGGCCTTGGCGTGATACTTAGCACTCAAAACCCGGTCGACCTTGACTACAAAGGTCTTAGCAACATCGGCACGTGGTTCATCGGGCGCTTGCAAACCGCGCAGGACAAAGCGCGCGTGATCGACGGTATGACGGGACTCGCGGGCTCTGCGATGGATAAGGGCGAGATAGAAAATCTCATCTCAAATTTGCAAAAGCGCAACTTCCTACTAAAAAACATCCACGAGGACGGGCTGTCCGTCATCTCGACGCGCTGGGCTCTGAGCTACCTAAAAGGACCGCTTAGCCGAGAGCAGATTTCAAATTTGATGAAAGAGCAAAAGAGCGGGTCAAATTTGGGCGGATCAAGCTCGGCAAAAAGCTTAAATTTCGCCGCCAAGCCGGTGCTGTCGCCGGACATCGCTCAGCTTTACGCCGCAAGCTCGAATTTACACGAGGGCGGCGAGCTGGAGGGGTATCTTTACGGCGAAGCCAAAGTGCGATTTTACGACGCTAAAAAGGGGCTTGACGAGGTGCGCGAGGTAAATTTCACGCTAAGGCTGGATGAAGCTCAAAAAAGCGCCGACTGGAGCGAAGCTAGCGAAAATATGCATTTTGTTGCGGTTACAGAGCCGAATTTCAAGCTCTCGTACGCGCCGCTGCCAGGCTTTGTCGCCGGAGCTAAAAATTTCAAAGATCTAACTAAAAATTTCAAAGAATTTATCTATAGAAACTACAAACTTAGGCTCTTTAGCGCGCTAAATTTAAGCTCGGCGCCGGGCGAGAGCAAGGAGGAGTTTTACGTGCGTTTGGCCGATAAATGCAACGAAATTTTAGAGGCGCAAACGGCCAAGCTCACGGCGGAATTCGACAAACAAAAAGCGCGCCTAGAGGAGAAACTAAACCGCTCGGTGGCAAAGCTGGAAAAAGAGCAGCGGGACTTTAAAAGCAAGGGGATCGAGACTGCGATCTCGGTGGGAGCTAGCATTTTGGGCGCGATATTTGGCAAGGGGCTGCTAAGTAGCGGCAACATCGGTAAGGTCGCGATCTCCGCGCGCTCGGCAAACAGCGTGCTAAAAGAGCGCAGCGACGTCAAACTAAGCGAGCAAGAAGTCGCCCAGCTAAACGCGCAGATCGAGGAGCTGATGGCGAAATTTGAAGAAGACGCGAGCGCGCTAAAAGCCAAAAACGACGCGCAAAACATAGAAGTGACGGAGGTGGAGGTGGGGCCGAAGAGTAGTGATATTTATGACGAAAAGCTATATCTTCTTTGGAAATAA
- a CDS encoding excinuclease ABC subunit A has translation MRIFAALLLFFAALWGSNLSTYNIYERSDRVDIMLSFDAPYSGAILQERKDGAITLLFKDLQNDQNIEKSVNSSILQELLFEPRGQNLALVIKSDAQVAVSASKTTDGFGLRIRVTPENAANSAAATALSPQETRENITETTNLSSDQNASNLTSPAQGAGLNLGAQNGDVNFMTQGMSDMIDYRYYSVLGVLALLLVVLLFVKAKLKNKQKTIKTKRENGWFEKVKSDDGVEIIYEKPLDDTNKVVLFQHLDRRYLVLTGTSNVLLDKFGEEKMTSEQDFQSFFEENQKKLNAYIENRQTLDAYKDKASID, from the coding sequence ATGAGGATTTTCGCCGCGCTTTTACTGTTTTTCGCCGCGCTTTGGGGGTCAAATTTATCTACTTACAACATTTACGAGCGTAGCGACCGCGTCGATATTATGCTTAGTTTTGACGCGCCTTATAGCGGAGCGATCCTGCAAGAGCGCAAAGACGGCGCGATAACCCTGCTTTTTAAAGACCTGCAAAACGATCAAAATATCGAAAAAAGCGTAAACTCAAGCATACTGCAAGAACTTTTGTTTGAACCCAGGGGTCAAAATTTAGCCCTCGTGATAAAAAGCGACGCGCAAGTAGCCGTTAGCGCGTCAAAAACCACCGACGGCTTTGGCCTGCGTATACGCGTGACTCCTGAAAATGCGGCAAACTCAGCCGCTGCGACCGCGCTATCACCGCAAGAAACCAGAGAAAATATAACCGAAACAACGAATTTATCCAGCGATCAAAATGCATCAAATTTAACCTCTCCCGCTCAAGGCGCAGGCCTAAATTTAGGTGCGCAAAACGGCGACGTAAATTTTATGACGCAGGGCATGAGCGACATGATCGATTATAGATATTACTCGGTTTTGGGCGTTTTGGCGCTACTTTTAGTCGTGCTTTTGTTCGTCAAGGCAAAGCTAAAAAATAAGCAAAAAACGATAAAAACAAAGCGCGAAAACGGTTGGTTTGAAAAGGTAAAAAGCGACGATGGCGTGGAGATAATCTATGAAAAACCGCTTGATGATACGAATAAAGTCGTGCTTTTTCAGCACCTTGATAGACGCTATCTCGTGCTAACAGGCACGTCAAACGTGCTTTTGGACAAATTCGGCGAAGAAAAGATGACGAGCGAGCAAGATTTTCAGAGTTTTTTTGAAGAAAATCAAAAAAAACTAAACGCCTACATCGAAAATCGCCAAACGCTGGACGCATACAAGGATAAGGCGAGTATAGACTAA